In Onychostoma macrolepis isolate SWU-2019 chromosome 04, ASM1243209v1, whole genome shotgun sequence, one DNA window encodes the following:
- the LOC131538985 gene encoding uncharacterized protein LOC131538985, translated as MIVDEYQVTTLTETQKKLKDMEEENEKLRNDNEKLRTMLIRELPNLINDVKMALKSPCSSTSSVSSDLEGGQGLPQRITQSTPQPSPTALPPPKAVSTEQVEISPGSNVFIDRLAWAVAQNANSASCFVRTLLTAVFPIDVLLVSNLRGTSRDSGPQRQALDKMKVDAIYRATLQKWPHVVPSSIGAAINAKLTEIRGKKKERKNPETLMLFDD; from the exons ATGATTGTTGATGAGTATCAAGTCACAACCTTGACAGAGACTCAGAAGAAGCTGAAAGACATGGAGGAGGAAAACGAAAAATTGAGAAATGACAACGAAAAATTAAGAACAATGCTTATTAGAG AGCTACCAAATCTGATTAATGACGTAAAAATGGCCCTGAAGTCTCCGTGTTCGTCAACGTCGTCGGTCAGCTCTGACTTGGAAGGTGGACAGGGTTTGCCACAGCGTATTACACAGTCCACCCCACAACCCTCTCCCACAGCCCTCCCCCCACCGAAAGCAGTATCCACAGAACAG GTGGAAATATCTCCTGGATCTAATGTATTCATTGACAGACTGGCTTGGGCTGTGGCCCAGAATGCAAACTCTGCCTCCTGTTTTGTGAGAACACTCCTGACAGCAGTGTTCCCAATTGATGTGCTCCTTGTGAGCAATCTTCGAGGAACATCCAGGGATTCTGGGCCACAACGTCAGGCTCTTGACAAAATGAAAGTGGATGCTATCTACA GAGCAACATTGCAAAAGTGGCCTCATGTGGTGCCCTCCAGCATTGGTGCAGCCATCAATGCCAAACTTACTGAAATTAGaggaaagaagaaagaaagaaaaaatccgGAAACCTTAATGCTCTTTGATGACTGA